In Nocardioides sp., the following proteins share a genomic window:
- the sodN gene encoding superoxide dismutase, Ni, translating to MSLMRLLAPTIDVSAHCDLPCGVYDPAQARIEAESIKALIGKVADNDDPDFRTRALIIKEQRSELVKHHLWVLWTDYFKPPHFEKYPQLHTLVNEATKLAGAGGTKGEMDAAKADELLAKIDEIAEIFWETKKS from the coding sequence GTGTCACTCATGCGACTTCTTGCTCCCACCATCGACGTCTCGGCGCACTGCGATCTGCCGTGCGGCGTCTACGACCCGGCTCAGGCCCGGATCGAGGCCGAGTCGATCAAGGCGCTCATCGGGAAGGTTGCCGACAACGACGATCCCGACTTCCGCACCCGTGCCCTGATCATCAAGGAGCAGCGCTCCGAGTTGGTCAAGCACCACCTGTGGGTGTTGTGGACCGACTATTTCAAGCCCCCGCACTTCGAGAAGTACCCCCAACTCCACACGTTGGTCAACGAGGCCACCAAGCTGGCCGGTGCGGGCGGCACCAAGGGTGAGATGGACGCGGCCAAGGCCGACGAACTGCTCGCCAAGATCGACGAGATCGCCGAGATCTTCTGGGAGACCAAGAAGTCATGA
- a CDS encoding ATP-binding protein, whose translation MTNAPTTSITEGSPDAEVEITVPAEGAYVSMLRTTTAALAARLQFTMDDVEDLRIAVGEAAAMALGHASPDSQLRCTFRLAPTQVEVVVRVLAIEGAFPEYDSFTWTVLSALATDADVATDNSEFVVRLLVDSSLAGVEA comes from the coding sequence ATGACCAACGCGCCCACGACGAGCATCACCGAGGGGTCACCCGACGCCGAGGTGGAGATCACGGTTCCTGCCGAGGGTGCCTACGTGTCGATGCTGCGCACCACGACGGCGGCACTGGCGGCGCGATTGCAGTTCACGATGGACGACGTCGAAGACCTGCGGATCGCGGTCGGCGAGGCTGCCGCGATGGCGCTGGGACACGCCAGCCCCGACAGCCAATTGCGTTGCACCTTCCGGCTGGCGCCCACACAGGTCGAGGTGGTCGTACGCGTGCTGGCGATCGAGGGCGCGTTCCCTGAGTACGACTCCTTCACCTGGACGGTCCTGTCAGCGCTGGCGACCGACGCCGACGTCGCGACCGACAACAGCGAGTTCGTCGTACGCCTGCTCGTGGACTCCTCTCTCGCGGGAGTAGAAGCCTGA
- a CDS encoding RNA polymerase sigma factor SigF, whose protein sequence is MTEQDLGTESVGEVSDSRTRVEITRARSAELFLDFRDPDASEAVRASARDSLIQLHMPLVEHCARRFRNRGEPLEDLVQVGTIGLIKSVDRFDTERGVEFSTYATPTIIGEIKRYFRDKGWAIRVPRRLQELRMQITSASAELTQSLGRSPTAGELAEQIGCTIEEIVEGMESSNAYSTLSLDATTEHDDHSTPMLDAIGVEDVNLEHVEVRESIKPLLDQLEPREKKILMLRFFKNMTQSQIAAEIGVSQMHVSRLLTRTLTRLRESLGESLAEADH, encoded by the coding sequence ATGACCGAACAAGATCTCGGTACTGAGTCGGTCGGGGAGGTCAGCGACAGCCGCACCCGCGTGGAGATCACGAGGGCGCGCTCGGCCGAACTCTTCCTCGACTTCCGCGACCCCGACGCCAGCGAGGCGGTCCGCGCCAGCGCTCGGGACAGCCTGATCCAGTTGCATATGCCCCTCGTCGAGCATTGCGCACGCCGCTTCCGCAACCGTGGCGAGCCACTGGAAGATCTCGTCCAGGTCGGGACGATCGGCCTGATCAAGTCGGTGGACCGCTTCGACACCGAGCGCGGGGTCGAGTTCAGCACGTACGCCACCCCGACGATCATCGGCGAGATCAAGCGCTATTTCCGCGACAAGGGCTGGGCCATCCGCGTGCCCCGGCGGCTGCAGGAATTGCGGATGCAGATCACCTCGGCCAGCGCGGAACTCACCCAGAGTCTGGGCCGCTCGCCGACAGCCGGTGAGCTGGCCGAGCAGATCGGCTGCACGATCGAAGAGATCGTCGAGGGCATGGAGTCGAGCAACGCCTATTCGACGCTGTCGCTTGATGCGACGACCGAGCATGACGACCACTCGACTCCGATGCTCGACGCGATCGGCGTGGAGGACGTCAACCTCGAGCACGTCGAGGTCCGTGAGTCGATCAAGCCGTTGCTGGACCAACTCGAACCGCGGGAGAAGAAGATCCTGATGCTGCGTTTCTTCAAGAACATGACGCAGTCGCAGATCGCGGCCGAGATCGGTGTCTCGCAGATGCACGTCAGTCGCCTGCTGACGCGCACCTTGACGCGGCTGCGTGAATCCCTGGGCGAGTCACTGGCCGAAGCCGACCACTGA
- a CDS encoding S24/S26 family peptidase produces the protein MRRPHTPRSGVLPWGLAKVHGRSMEPTLHAGDRLFVSYAREARAGDLVLARFPDGALVVKRVADVRETRTGAPGVWLLSDDPHHGVDSRHRGVIADTDVLAVVLARVWPRPHVGLWKYSAS, from the coding sequence ATGCGCCGACCTCACACCCCACGTTCAGGTGTGCTGCCGTGGGGGTTGGCCAAGGTCCACGGTAGGTCGATGGAACCTACGCTGCACGCGGGCGATCGACTCTTCGTGTCGTACGCCCGCGAGGCCCGCGCGGGAGACCTGGTTCTGGCGCGTTTCCCAGATGGTGCGCTGGTCGTCAAGCGGGTGGCGGACGTGCGAGAGACCCGCACCGGAGCCCCGGGCGTCTGGCTGCTCAGCGACGACCCGCACCACGGCGTCGACTCCCGGCACCGGGGCGTCATCGCCGACACCGACGTGCTGGCAGTCGTACTCGCGAGGGTGTGGCCGCGACCGCACGTGGGGTTGTGGAAGTATTCTGCGTCGTGA